A window from Mytilus galloprovincialis chromosome 8, xbMytGall1.hap1.1, whole genome shotgun sequence encodes these proteins:
- the LOC143043656 gene encoding serine/threonine-protein kinase NIM1-like, with the protein MVETHMMKEVSNNNQSEMLNGEAANPEEEPKEPQTSEEEQPKQRKSTPYERLSFDLTNDQRCLKEITLGKRIGFYRIRGELGSGNSSQVKMGIHALVKE; encoded by the exons ATGGTGGAAACTCATATGATGAAAGAAGTTTCTAACAATAATCAGTCTGAGATGTTAAATGGAGAAGCTGCAAACCCAGAAGAAGAGCCAAAAGAACCTCAGACTTCCGAGGAGGAACAACCTAAACAGAGAAAATCTACTCCTTACGAACGCCTTTCATTCGATTTAACAAATGATCAAAGATGCTTGAAAGAAATAACTTTAGGAAAAAGGATTGGGTTTTACAGAATTCGTGGAGAATTAGGGAGTGGGAACTCTTCTCAAGTCAAAATGGGAATCCATGCACTAGTCAAAG AATGA